In Alligator mississippiensis isolate rAllMis1 chromosome 10, rAllMis1, whole genome shotgun sequence, one DNA window encodes the following:
- the RNF185 gene encoding E3 ubiquitin-protein ligase RNF185 has translation MASKGPTASTSTENSSTGGTSGSSSSNGAGDNTNQDSTFECNICLDTAKDAVISLCGHLFCWPCLHQWLETRPNRQVCPVCKAGISRDKVIPLYGRGSTGQQDPREKTPPRPQGQRPEPENRGGFQGFGFGDGGFQMSFGIGAFPFGIFATAFNINDGRPPPAVPGTPQYVDEQFLSRLFLFVALVIMFWLLIA, from the exons ATGGCAAGTAAAGGGCCCACAGCTTCCACATCCACTGAGAACTCCAGTACTGGAGGcactagtggcagcagcagtagtaatGGTGCTGGGGACAATACTAACCAGGACAGCACTTTTGAATGTAACATCTGTTTAGACACTGCCAAGGATGCAGTTATTAGCCTGTGTGGACACCTCTTCTG TTGGCCTTGTTTACACCAG tggttAGAAACCAGGCCAAATAGACAGGTGTGTCCAGTTTGTAAAGCAGGAATCAGTCGAGATAAAGTTATTCCCTTGTATGGCAGGGGAAGTACGGGACAACAGGATCCAAG AGAGAAAACTCCACCACGACCCCAGGGACAGAGACCTGAACCAGAGAACAGAGGG GGATTTCAAGGCTTTGGGTTTGGGGATGGCGGCTTCCAGATGTCATTTGGAATTGGGGCATTTCCCTTTGGTATATTTGCCACAGCTTTCAACATAAATGATGGGCGGCCTCCTCCAG ctgttcCAGGGACTCCTCAGTACGTGGATGAACAGTTCCTCTCCCGCCTCTTCCTGTTTGTGGCACTGGTGATAATGTTCTGGCTGTTGATTGCATAA